From Alteromonas sp. BL110:
CTATGGCGGTAACGCTCAGCAGCCATCACAACAGACAGCAGGTCATTGCCCTTGAAGACCTTATGCAAGAGAAGGATGAGCTTGATGTTGAGTGGCGTAACCTCGTGCTCGAACAGCGAGCGTTGACTGAGCATAACCGCATAGAAAACCTGGTTGAAAAGCAGTTAGAAATGTA
This genomic window contains:
- the ftsL gene encoding cell division protein FtsL gives rise to the protein MTKAIPDKASTNFKLLLIIVSDLTRNKLRVLLYLMVITSAMAVTLSSHHNRQQVIALEDLMQEKDELDVEWRNLVLEQRALTEHNRIENLVEKQLEMYRATADDEVVVRLK